CATCTCTTTCATactcatatttttattcttcattttttctctcaactttATTCTTCCCAACAACaaactttaagaaaaaaaaaaatatcttttaggttttattctttatataaattttgttaaaaactcattataaaataattgaaaaataattttaaaaattataaatgatttagAAGTGAGTAATCATGAAAAAGTACAAGATATATAAAGGTCAGATATTATGCAAATATCCAAACTTGAAATATTGAACATCATGCAAAAGTCCTAATTTGGTATGTCAAACATTGAAAAAGGAACTAAACTTGGAAGGTCTGACACCATATAAATGTTCGGACTCAGTGTGTCAAACCGAGAGAGATAAATGTGTATttctcatggttttaaaaataggaCCGGAACGGCCGGTCTGACCGGCGATGGGTCACTATTCTGGTCTGGTCCGGCGTATTGGACCGGGAAGTGATCAAGCCGACGGTCAGACCAGCGACTGGGTGGTTCAATTGGCGAACCAGACGAACCGTcggttcaatttttttttttctttcctcttagCATTTGCGCGGCCTATTCCCGTTATCTTCGGCCACTAGAGCGTCGTCCCGGTGGCAGCCCCCCCTCCCTGAGCGATGAAAAGCCCTCCCCCCAAAACGCTCCAAAGCCCGTCGCCGGCCACTCTGTCGTCCCGCCAGGAGCAGCACCccacaaaagtaaaaaatttaaaacagaGAGAAACCTTTGGTGGAAGTGTGGGAGTGTGGTTCTTCGACTTTGCCATTTCCCTACAGCATTGAAAGTGGAGGAATTCAATGAGATGGGAGCAAAAAAGCTGTACCGAGGTGGAAGAAGAACGAAGCTGTCATAGCTAtcagggttagggttagggttttgacTCAAAACACAGTGCCCTCTTGCTTTCCTTccagttttgttttttaaaatttaatttttatgtttcatatttaatatcttaatatttaatttcttaatttttttgttgattataattgtaatgataggtttaatatttaaaatttttatttttacttttatttattacacactaaaattttaatttattgaaattattgaaaatattgagttaattgatatttataaataaaaaattttgtgaaaaaatctaatagatatattttaaaatttagatagagtttattatttttaattattaatttctaaattttaataatagataaaaatatatatttatgacgtgtTCGACCGTCGGTCTGACCAGTGAATcggtaactttttcggttcgattttgaaaatattggtaTTTCTCTTAAAGAGTAAGTTAGTTATTTCATTAAGAGacattaattttaacaaaatttattattcaaatgaaTGCAAAGAGAAATTGGGTGATGGGTGTGAATGTAATTTCcattaataaaaaagataaaatcacattaaaatactgaaaatattatagatgagtgttcttttttaaaaaaaaagaaaaaaaaagaaaaaaaagaaaaagaagactagaaaaaaagtaaaaaaacctaaataaaacaacaaaagaacTACCAAAACAACTACTTGTTGATTATTTGAGGAATcatctaaatttaatattatttctcCCCTCAACCCGACCCGAAGGGTGCCGCTGTGGGGTAAAAGAACCCTCTTTGTAAGAAAAAGAGAGATACGTCTCGAAGCCTGAGTAACCCCAGAGAAACGGAGATGAAGGGCCTGGGAAGATTGATTGGGCGACGCCTTCTCTGCAAACGATTGGAGCCTTGGAGAAAGCCTCTCATGCCTCGTCGCCTCATTTTCTCCTCTTTCACAACGACCTCCTATTTGGAAAACCCCACCTCTTCTTCCCGTTTCACTTCCTTCAAATCTTCATCGCTTCCTAAATGGAGCCATTTCGGaggtttctctctttctctcttattCTTTTCTGTTTATTTCTGTTTGGCTGCCCAGACAACGGAGGCAAATGGTggacaagaaaaagaaattttgggatgttttttaatttttcaaatgttGATTTTGGTTTCCAGGGCATGAGTTGGTTATGCGAGCTAGACCAAGTAGGCGTATTAGGTTTACGCAAATATTGGAAATTCTAAGATTCataatttagtttttcttttatttttcctttatttccgTGGCAGTCAAACGCACAATTAGAGTTTGTGGCTTTGATCAAGTATGAAATGGTGGAATCATAACCTTTGAAAATGTGGAATCTTATTTATCTCTGTGTATTTTTTCTGTTAGtttcttacatttgtttcctaaaCAAAACAGATTAGTATTTTTGGGGTTGCTTCTAGGAAAAATTTTAGTTGCTTTAGAGGAAATGGTGGTATCCCAGCTTGCATTTCTGAAGCTGTGGTATATATGtacagagaaagagagagtcaCACTCACAGACACACTCCTGGTTAATTAACAGGAGAAATTTGTGTTATTTCAACGTTCTAAACTTCCTCTAGAGTTTATCTTAATGGAACAATATATGACATTTTTTGTGTAAGACAGTTGGGCACCTTTTTTTGCTCTCCAACTCACAATCTGCCTGCTTATGAGTCTATGATTCTTTGTTTTGTCAATGAGGTAGAGGAGTATAGTGGCCTTCTTGAATGCCCTTGAGAGACATTGTTTTATGAGCCTTTTTAGGCTTCGTCTTTTTTGGTATTGTATTGTgtctttcttctccttttgCTCTTGTTGCTTTGAGGTATTTCTCATCTGATCtttttcattgataaaattctttatttctttcttaaaaaaaaattgaaaccctTGATGGACTGGATGGAAGTGTAGATATTTGAATAGTTTTGTTATGATGCTGCTGTGCTCAGGGCAGAGGAGGACTATGTTCATCCAAACTCAATCCACACCTAATCCTGCATCTCTCATGTTCTATCCTGGAAAGCCAGTTATGGAGGTAGGGAGTGCAGACTTTCCGAATTCTCGTTCAGCTATGAGTTCTCCACTAGCAAAAAGTCTTTATGGAATTGATGGTAAGTTTGTACTTTTTTAGTGCTTGTGAGTGTTTATATATTTGGGTTAATATGTTGGCCAATTTGTTTTATGAGTATTTAATATGAATAACCTTAGCTTGAACTGTTTTCCAAGAAATATGAAAGGAATTTGAAGGTTTAAGATTGGAGTTGGTGGAAAAAATCTTCTTGCAAATTCTCTATTCATTGTACGACAAACATGGGTGTGGGTATGAGATCCTTGTTGAATGCTCCTATTTGCCTTTGGGTGGCAcagtttgatttttaaattgatatccttttattctttcaagtttcttagtaataattacattagagaaaaagaagactTCGCTGAAAAATGAACTTTTGTAAGAATATTTAGGGATAAGAGGAAAAAAGgagtaaagagaaaaaaatgagagcttttaaaagaatatcttcccttccaatttatttttaattgatctttcttttattatgcTGTATCCCAATACTTGAGCTCCCTTTTTGGATCAATATTTGGCTGAGTCCCTATATCCTAACATTTGAGCTGTGAAGGATCAACACCTAAACACATACCCACATTTGACATTCATATCGGAACCCATGCAATATAATGCTCTATAAGAGAAAATTCATGCATAAAGATCTCCTCATTTCTTGTGTATCTTCCCTAAAGTCAATAAACCTCTGACCAGATGCAACTAAGTTCTCTTCAAGctcaattttttcaatatttgttttgattgttgTTAGCAAGACTAACATTGTAGGCTCTCCTCTTCTGTCTTTCAGGAATTACTCGAGTTTTCTTCGGATCAGATTTTATAACTGTAACAAAGTCAGATGATGCTTCTTGGGATTTTATAAAACCTGAAATTTTTGCTGCAATCATGGACTTCTATTCATCTGGGAAGCCACTGTTCCTTGACTCCAATACTGCAGCAGCAATGGACACAGCTATTCATGAAGTATCTCCTTGAACTTTAATATTACgcatgttttctttatttgtttttgacaGGAGTGCACTCTGAGTTCATTGAATGTTATTAATCAACAAAATACTAAGCACTGCAATTTTTTATTCTGctgttttacttattttctcgTCCAAGTTTACCTTTTGAATATGGTATAGATTTCAAGGGCATGAGCATGTGCATTAATGTATTTGATTTCCAAACAACAGATGTGCGTGCAGCTAAAAAATTAGGGTCAAAACCTTAGAAAGTTTAGAGGGTTTTTATGTATCTGTTAGGAAGACATGTCACAGTGAGATATTTACATATAGTCCATGATTCTTCCCTTGAGGTTGCATCTTGTCTGAGATGTGCACTTCAttgtttaacaaaaataagGCTCCATAGCTGATCTTGTAATTGAGATTTAGACTTTTCCATCTTCCTTAGGCTctgttttattttactttggattttagaaattttaaggGAAAGTAGAAAGGAAAGGGAATAGTGTGGAAAGTtgggaggaaagaaaaagtcaaggaaataaaaaatagattcaaatttaatataattttctcatgtgtttttccaaatttatttctcatttttttctcctatatAGAGTGAAAAACTTGAAAATGCAAGGTTCTCAATAATTTTCATCATGCTTAATTTTCCATGGTAAATAACGTAAGAGATTTTGGACTCCttcctacatttttttttcttagtactttctgTGATCCAAAAAtagtgttaatttattttttaactttaaattcaTAACTAGTATTATATAAAGCAAGAAACTCTAAGCCTGCTCAAAggtttttttcttccttttttttttgccctaaTAGTATGTTATAAAGATATCCTTTATTTTTTGATGGAAAAATTgcttggaaaaaaaatgctattttcATAAATCCATAATTATCTaatcaattgaattttataatCGTACATTTAGTCAACTTAATAATTTCCTTAACAAACACTGAAACCATGCCAAACTGTGTGCCTCTGGCACTGCAACATATGGGCATTGCACATCATGATGTTTAACAGTCTAGACTACCACTTTATCCCACCTTCCACCTTCAGCATCTGATGACCACCTTCATAGTGACAATGTAATAGTTTTAtgctttttttccccttcaaaAAGGGAATATTACTTCTAATCTTAGCCT
This DNA window, taken from Vitis riparia cultivar Riparia Gloire de Montpellier isolate 1030 chromosome 13, EGFV_Vit.rip_1.0, whole genome shotgun sequence, encodes the following:
- the LOC117927485 gene encoding nifU-like protein 4, mitochondrial — its product is MKGLGRLIGRRLLCKRLEPWRKPLMPRRLIFSSFTTTSYLENPTSSSRFTSFKSSSLPKWSHFGGQRRTMFIQTQSTPNPASLMFYPGKPVMEVGSADFPNSRSAMSSPLAKSLYGIDGITRVFFGSDFITVTKSDDASWDFIKPEIFAAIMDFYSSGKPLFLDSNTAAAMDTAIHEDDSETVAMIKELLETRIRPAVQDDGGDIEYRGFDPETGIVKLKMQGACSGCPSSSVTLKSGIENMLMHYVPEVKGVEQELDAEDEEVALSGQMD